Part of the Methanothermobacter sp. MT-2 genome is shown below.
GTACCCGAACTTAGAAGCCATGAAAGAGGTAACCTCAAAAGTAAGAACTTCCCACATCTTAAAAACGTTATTTATATTGGAGCCGCTAAACACCGTGGAATGTATAACATCCACGAGCTAATACTCCTTGGAAAACACATCCCTGATAACGAACTGGAAAAGGTGAAAAAGAGCCTCAGCAGCCACGATGTTATAAATATGCAATACACTTCTGGTACAACAGGATTCCCAAAGGGTGTGATGCTAACACACCGTAACATCTTAAACAACGGCTACTATATAGGTGAAAGACAAAAATTCACAGAAAAAGACAGGCTATGCCTCCCAGTGCCACTATTCCACTGTTTCGGGATAGTTCTCGGCGTGCTCGCAATATTAACCCATGCAGGGACCCTAGTAATCCTAGAAGAATTCGACCCACTACTAGTACTTGCAGCAGTAGAAAAAGAAAAATGCACAGCACTCTATGGTGTGCCCACAATGTTCATAGCAGAATTCACACACCCAATGTTTGACATGTTCGACCTTTCCTCCCTTAGAACAGGGATCATGGCAGGATCCCCCTGTCCAATCGAAGCCATGAAACGTGTTATCAACGACATGCACATGAAGGAGATCACCATCGTTTATGGGCTTACAGAGGCCTCCCCTGGTATTACGCAGAGTAGTGTGGATGATCCTATAGAAAAGAGGGTTGAAACTGTTGGTAAGCCCCTACCACACATAGAGGTTAAGATAGTGGATCCTGACACAGGCAAGGAACTTGGACCTGGCGAGATAGGTGAAATATGTTGCAGGGGATACAATGTCATGAAAGGCTATTATAAGATGCCGGA
Proteins encoded:
- a CDS encoding acyl-CoA synthetase; amino-acid sequence: MVFTEDTIGEFLEKQVKKYPYKEFIVYPDRDLRFTYTEFNERVNLLAKGLLAIGLKKGEHLGIWATNVPDWLTFLFATAKIGVVLVTINTAYKSHELEYVMKQSDMKAIAIIDGFRDVDYIKTIYKLVPELRSHERGNLKSKNFPHLKNVIYIGAAKHRGMYNIHELILLGKHIPDNELEKVKKSLSSHDVINMQYTSGTTGFPKGVMLTHRNILNNGYYIGERQKFTEKDRLCLPVPLFHCFGIVLGVLAILTHAGTLVILEEFDPLLVLAAVEKEKCTALYGVPTMFIAEFTHPMFDMFDLSSLRTGIMAGSPCPIEAMKRVINDMHMKEITIVYGLTEASPGITQSSVDDPIEKRVETVGKPLPHIEVKIVDPDTGKELGPGEIGEICCRGYNVMKGYYKMPEMTREVIDEDGWLHSGDLAVMDEEGYYSIVGRIKDMIIRGGENIYPREIEEFLHTMPGIKDVQVVGIPDEKYGEIVGAFVIKEENADIKEEDVRDYAIERIARYKVPKHVFFVEEFPLTASGKVQKFKLREMAVKLLKKKKEENDSIK